The DNA window GAGCTGCCCTTCCACCTCGCGGTCAGCGTGCGGCGCATCCTGACCGGTTTCCTGCTCGGCGCGGCCCCCGCCGTGGCTCTGGGGCTGGTCATGGGGTTGAACCGCCGCGCGCGCGCGGCCCTGATGCCGGTGGTCACGGCCATCTACCCCATCCCGAAGATCGCCGTCTACCCGCTGATCATCTTCTACCTGGGCATCGGCGAAGCTTCGAAGGTGAGCATCGTGGCCCTCTCCATCTTCTTCCTCGTCCTCCTCAACACCATGGCGGGCGTGATGGGGCTGGACCGGGTGTACTTCAACATCGCCCGGGCCTACGGCGCGGATGCCAGGAGCATCTTCCGCACCGTGGCCTGGCCGGGAGCGCTGCCGGCGATCTTTACCGGGCTGAAGCTGGGGATGGGGTTCGCTCTCATCGTCATCGTCGGCGCGGAACTGCTCGGATCCGACGCCGGGATCGGCTTCATGATCTGGCAGGCCTACCAGATCTTCGACGTGGAGAAGATGTTTGCCGGGTTGCTGGTCACCGCGGCGCTGGGCTGGGGGGCGACGATGGCCCTGGACGCCGTCGAGCGCCGCGCGCTCCCGTGGCGGCCATGGGGGCAGCTGTAGCCGCGGCCCGGCCGCCCTGGTGGACCGTCTGGTGGCGGGCGGTGCGTCCCTTCGCCTTCAGCGCCTCCGTCACCCCCGTGCTGGTCGGCACCGCGGCGGCGATCTACCACGGGCCGTTCCATCCCGGGCTGTTCCTGGCCACCCTCGCCGCGGCGATGGCGATCCACGCGGCGACGAACCTGGTCAACGACTACTACGACTACGTGCGCGGGGTGGACGCCGGTCAACCCATCGGCCCCGGCGGCGCGATCCAGCAGGGACTGCTCTCGCCGCGCGCCGTCCTCCGTGGCGCCCTCGTGCTCTTCGCGGCGGCAGGCCTGCTGGGCCTGTGGCTGGTTGCGGTGCGGGGGTGGCCCGTCCTGCTCATCGGCGCGCTCAGCGTGTTGGCCGGCTACGCCTACACCGGCGGCCCGCTGCCGCTGGGGTATCTCGGCCTGGGCGACTTCACCGTCTTCGTCTTCATGGGCCTGGTGATCGTCGGCGGCGCCTACTACGTGCAGACGGGAGGCGTCTCCGCGACGGCGGTGTGGGCGGCGCTGCCCCTGGCCGCGCTGGTGGACGGTATCCTGGTGGTGAACAACCTGCGCGATCTGGACAACGACCGGGTCAAGGGCAAGCGCACGCTGGCCACGGTCATCGGACGCGGCGCGACCCGGGCGCACTTCCTGGGGCTCCTCGCCGCGGCCTATCTCTCGCTCCCGGCCGGGACGGTGACCGGCGCGCTGCCGGCGCCGGCGCTGCTGCCGCTGTTGACCCTCCCCTCCGCAGCCCGCCTCTGGCGGGTGGTCCGCACCACCGACGAGGCGCTGGCCCTCACCCTGGGGGGCATCCGCGGCACGGCTCAACTGCACCTGCGGGTCGGACTCCTGCTGGCCGCCGGGCTGCTCCTCGCCAGGCTGTGGTGACCCCCGTTCCCGCGGCGGGGTCTAGGGGGCGATTACCCGCAGGTCGCGAGGCAGGGCGCTGAGGACCACCGGGCCCCGCTCGGTGACGATCACGATCTCCTCCAACCGGACGCCGAACTCCCCCGGCAGGTAGATCCCCGGCTCGACGCTGAAGGCCATGCCGGCCTCGAGCGGCATCTCGTTGGTGTGGGTGACGGAGGGCGGTTCGTGCCCGGAGAGGCCGATGCCGTGGCCGGTGCGGTGGGTGAAGAACCGGCCGTATCCGGCGCGCTCGATCACCCGGCGCGCGGCGAGATCGACCTCCCTGATCGGCGTCCCGGGGCGGATCACCTCGAGGGCGGCGCGCACCGCGTCCTCCACGATCCGGTGGATCTCCCGATAGCGGGGGGAGGGCTCACCCAGATAGGCCATGCGCGTGATGTCGGAGCAGTATCCCTGGTGGCGGCTGCCCAGGTCGTAGAGCACCGGCTCGCCGGAGCGCAGGGCCCGTGGGCCGGTGTGGTGGTGCGGGAAGGCGGAGTTGGGCCCGGAGGCCACGGTGGTGAACGTCACCTCGTCGGCTCCGGCCCGGCGGAACCCCTCTCCGGCGGCATGGGCCACCTCCGCCTCGGTGATCCCGGGCCGGGAGGCGGCGCAGGCGGCCTCCATCGCCGCGTCCGCGGTCCGGGCCGCCTGCCGCAGCGCCTCGATCTCCTCCGCCGACTTCCGCATGCGCAGCGGCGCCAGGACGGTGGAGGCGGGAAGGTAGGAGGCCTCCGGCCAGATGCGCTGCAGGTGCAGCAGGGCGTCGGCGCGCATCGTGTCGCCGACGGCGATCGTGCGCGGGGCCCGGAACTGCCCGCGCACGGCGTAGAGGGCCTTCTCGGGGCCTTCGGCGTCGGTGTAGGTGACGAAGGGTTGTCGGATGTGCCCCTCCGACTGGTGCGCGTTCAGTTCCGGCACCAGGAAGAGCCCGGCCCGGTCGTTCAGGAAGAGATAGCAGGGGCGCTCGTCGGCCAGCGGGGAGAACCCGGTCAGGTATCTCAGGTCGTCGCCCGGAGGGACGGCGAGGAGGGCGATCCCCTGTTCGGCCATCGCCCGGCGGAGGCGGTCCAGACGGGCACCGTAGTCCATGGTGGGGAGATTCGTGCGTCCGGGGGACTCTCCCTGGAGTCGGCGAATGTATTCTGGGTCCCATGCCAGGACGCGCTCCTCGCCCCGCCCTGCCGGCCGCTCCGGCCGAATCCCCCGCCCGGCGGGCGCGCCGCGCCCTGCGCATCGTCGGGCTCCTGAAGGACCGCTACCCCCAGATCCGGATTCCGCTGGCCCACCGCGATCCGTTCCAGCTGCTGGTGGCGACCATCCTGTCGGCGCAGTGCACCGACGCCATGGTCAACCGCGTGACGCCGGTGTTGTTCGAGAAATTCAAGACGCCGCGGGACTTTGCCGCGGCGACGCCCCGGGAGATCGAGCGCCTCGTCAAGCCCACCGGGTTCTTCCGGCAGAAAACCCGCGCCATCCTCGGCATGTGCCGGTCGCTCCTGGAGCGGTTCGGCGGCCGCGTTCCGCTGACGATGGACGAGCTCGTCACCCTGGAGGGCGTCGGGCGCAAGACGGCCAATGTCGTCCTCTCGGCCAAACGGCTGGAGCCCTGGGGCGGCGGCGACGATCCCGCCGACGGCCTGGGCATCGTCGTCGATACCCACGTCCGGCGTCTCAGCCAGCGCCTCGGCCTGGCCAGCACCGACGACCCGGAGAAGATCGAGCAGGAGTTGATGAGGATCATCCCCCGGCCGGAGTGGGCCGGCTTCTCGCTCCGCCTGATCCACTTCGGCCGCGAGGTCTGCACGGCGCGGAATCCCGGATGCGGCGACTGCCCCCTGCGGCCGCACTGTCCTTCGGCGCCGTACCGCGGAGCGCCGCCGTGGATGCGGCGCTCCCGCCCTGCGACTCCACCAGGGAGGAGACGATGATCGATCTGGACCGGGTCTACGCCCACATCGACGAACATTTCGGGCGCCACCTCGACCGCGTGCAGGATTTCGTGCGTCAGCCCAGCATCAGCGGCGAGGGCGTCGGCATGCAGGAGATGGCCGAGCTGGTCGCTTCCGCCATCCGGAACCTGGGCGGGCAGAGCCGGATCATCCCCACCGCCGGATGGCCGGTGGTCTACGGCGAGCTGGACCAGGGCGCGCCGCGCACCCTGCTGCTCTACGGGATGTACGACGTCCAGCCCGTGGCCGGCGAGGAGTGGATCGTGCCGCCCTTCGGCGGCCAGGTCGTGGACGACTTCGAGGGGCTCGGCCCCTGTCTGGTGAATCGCGGCGCGGCGAACCAGAAGGGTCCCCTCGCCGGAGCCTTCAACGCCCTGGCCAGTGTGCAGGCCGTGGCCGGGAAACTGCCCGTCAACGTCAAGTTCGTGGTGGAGGGCGAGGAAGAGCTGGGCAGCCGCCACCTGCCGGAGTTCATCGCCCGCCACAAAGACCTCCTGCGGGCCGACGGGACCTACTTTCCCGCCTTTGCCCAGGACCGCAGGGGGAAGCCGATCCTCTGGCTCGGGGTGAAGGGGATCCTCTTCTTCGAGATGGTCTCGCGCGGCGGCGAGTGGGGCGGGCCGACCACCCGCGGCATCCACGGCAGCCAGGGGGCCTGGATCGCCAGTCCGGTGTGGCGGATGATTCACGCCCTGAAGACGATGACCTCCCCCGACGAGCGCCTGACCATCGACGGCATCTACGACAACGTCCGACCCCCGCGGCCGGAAGATGAGGAGGTCCTGGCGGCCCTGGCCCAAACCTTCGACCCGGAGGTGGTCCTGAAAGGCAACGATGTGCGGCGCTTCAAGCACGATCTGACCGGTGTCGATCTGCTCCGGCGCTACCTGTTCGATCCGATCCTGAACATCGACGGCATCGCCGGCGGGCACTACGGGCCCGGGACCAAGACGCTGCTGCCCCACGAGGTGCGGGTCAAGATGCACGTGCGCCTGGTGCCGGAGATGGAGCCCGACGAGGTTCGGGCCAAACTGCAGGCCCATCTCCGCAAGATCGGCTGCGCCGATTTCGAGGTGCACTACGAGGAAGGGTACCCCTGGGCGCGGATGAGTCACCGGGCGCCGATCTCCCAGGCGATGATCCGCACCCTGCGCTCCTTCGGCCACGAGCCCGAGATCTGGCCGAACATCGCCGGCTCGGCGCCCTTCTACCTGTTCCAGCGGGTGCTGGGACAGCCGTTCACGATGGGCGGGATGGGCCACGGCGGCCGGCAACACAGCCCAAACGAGTACGCGACGGTGGAGGGAATCCGGCTCTTCGAGAAGTCCGTGGCCCGCTTCCTCTACGAGTTCGCCGCGATCCGGGAGTGACACCGCCGCCCGCAAACGTGCCCCTTGCCCCGGCGGGCGGCCCGTCATATAATCCGGCCTAAGTCTACGAAAATAGTCGAATACGATCGGCTCTTGTACTCATCCGGTACGGGCCAGGCGCCGTCCGTACGAAATTCGCACAGGAGGTGAGTGAGCCTTGAAATTGCTCTATATCCTGCCGGGCAGCCTGTCCCGCACCGACCTGGGCCGGCGCGAGGTCGACCGGCGCCTGGCCATCCTCCGGCGCCTGGCCGCGCCCGGTACGGAGGTGGAGATCACCGACGTGCCGGAGGGGCCGGCCTCGATTGAGTCGGCCTACGAGGAGTATCTGTCCGTTCCCGGTACCCTGCAGAAAGTGCAGGAAGCGGCGCGCCAGGGGATGGATGCGGCGATCATCGGCTGTTTCGGCGACCCCGGCGTGGATGCGGCGCGCGAGCTGGTGGAGATGCTCGTCGTCGGCCCCGCGGAGAGCGGGATGCTTTTCGCCTGCACGCTGGGGCACCGTTTCTCCGTGGTCACCGTGCTCGACTCGGTGGTCGCCCCGCTGCGTCACCTCGCCCACCGCATCGGCGTGGCCGAGAAACTGGCCTCCGTGCGGGCGGTGGATATCCCGGTGCTCGAACTCAACACGGACCGCGCGCGCAGCGTATCCAGGATGATCGCTTTGGGCCGCCGGGCCGTGGAAGAGGACGGCGCCGACGCCCTGGTGCTGGGGTGCATGAGCATGGGATTCCTGGAGGCGCACGCCGAGATCGCCTCGGCGGTGGGGGTGCCGGTGGTCAACCCGGTGTACGCCGCGCTGCGCATGGCGGAGGCGCTGCACGGGGCGGGGCTGCGCCACAGCAAGCGGGCCTATCCGGTGCCGCCGAAGTTGCGGACGATGCCGGTGGGTTAGGGTGCGGTCGGTGATAGCGGGGTGACCGCCGTCCCGCCGGCGGCGCCCCGAGGGTTCCCGTTTTGGCGGAGGAAGGACGTCCACTCGAAGGGGGGATGGGATCATGACACGAGGCTGGTGGCGTATCGCAACGGTCACCGTGGGCCTGGCGTTGATCTTCGGCGCGGCGGCGTCAGGCCAGGCTCCCGACCGCCGCGTGCGGGAGCTGGTCCTGCTGACCCGGCCCCAGGCCGTCGATCCCCGGGAGTTCGAGACGGCGCGGTTCCTGGCGCCCGAGTTCGAGAAACTCGGCCTCAAGGTCTCCGTGCGCGTCATGCCCTGGGAGCAGATGGCGGACCTGGTCTGGTACAGTCGGGACAAGTGGGACATGACGATGTGGCAGATGGTGGGGCGGCCGGAGCGCTCCGATCCGGATGAATTCGCCATGAACCTGTTCCACTCCTCGACGGCGGAGAAGGGCTATAACTTTGTGGGCTACCGGAACCGGACCTACGACAGCATCGCCGAAGCGCAGCGGATCAAGACCGACCTCAAGACGCGCCAGCAGCTCATCCGCGAGGCTCAGAAGATCATCGCCCGCGACGTGCCCTACATCTTTCTGGTCTTCCCGGAGAGCACCTACGTCTACAACAACACCGTCTGGGATCCGAAGACCATCGTCGATCAGAAGGGGATCGGGATCAAGAACTTCTGGACCTTTATCCAGGCCAGACCGCTGGGCGGCCAGCAGGACATGATCCTGAACTACCCCGATCCGCTGCAGGCGATCAACCCGCTGTTCATCAGCGGCGCCGCCGACTCCTGGGTCACCGAGCTGATCTGGGACCGGCTCTTCCGCGTCGGTCCGGACGGGCTGCCGCGGCCCTGGGCGGCGGAAAAGGCGGACTGGGTGGATTCGGTCACGCTGGATGTGACCCTGCGGCGCGGGATGAAGTGGCACGACGGTCGCCCGGTGACCGCCGACGACGTCATCTTTTCCTTCACCGCGCCCATGGGCGACGAGGTCCCCATGTACAAGCCCTTCGTCCGCAACATCGAGCGGATCGAGAAGCGCTCGGACACGGTGCTGCGCTTCGTCCTGCGGGAGCCCTACGCGCCGTTCCTGATCGCCAGCCTGGCCAAACTCAACATCATTCCGAAGCACGTCTGGGAGCCGGTCCTGGCCGACCTGGCCCGGAAGCCGGAGAACGCGGAGTCCTACCAGGAGCAGACGCCCATCGGCTCCGGGCCCTTCAGGTTCGTGCAGTGGAAGAAGCCGGAGGAGGTGATCCTGGAAGCGGTGCCCGACCACTTCGCCGCGCCGAAGATGCGCCGCTGGATCCTGCGCATCATTCCCAACGTGGAGGCGGCTCTGGGCGGGCTGCGCCAGGGCCAGATCAACTTCCTCTCGGGCTACACCGGCGATCCGCAGCTGCTGGACCGCCTGGTCAAGGAGAACCGCCAGCTCACGCTCGTGTCCACGATGGACGTCGGCATGCGGTTCCTGGCCTTCAACCTGCGCCGGCCGCCCTTTGACGACGTGGCGTTCCGCCAGGCGCTGAACATGGCCACCAACAAGCGGGCCATCCGTTCCGTGGTCTGGAAGGGGTTTGCGTCCATCGCCGACTCCTTCGTCTCGCCCGCCCTGGAGTTCTGGTACAACCCGGAGATCCCCAAGTGGACGTACAACATCCAGGCGGCGCGGGAGCACCTGGCCAAAGCCGGCTACAGCTGGGACCGCGAGGGCCGGCTCCTCTATCCGGCGGGCAAAGTCGAAACCCTGAAGTAGTATCGCCCGGGGCGGGGGCGCAGGCCCCCGCCCCGCCGCGCCGACATGAAGCGTCTGACCTTCGTCTTCAGCCGCCTCGTCCAGACCCTGCTGGTGCTGCTGGTGGTGGCGACCATTCTGTTCTTGATCTTCCGGCTGATGCCGGGCGACCCCCTGGTCGCCTACCTGGACCCCACCTTCACCGAGGAGATGGCCCAGGCGTTGCGGCGGCAGTTCGGGCTGGACCGGCCGCTCCACATCCAGTACCTGGTCTTCCTGCGGAACACGGTGCAGGGCGAGTTCGGCCACTCCTTTTTCACGCGCGAACCGGTGGCCCGGGTGATCTGGACCGTCCTGCCCAACACCCTGGCGCTGACCCTGGCCGCCCTGGTCCTGGCCTACGCCCTGGGCGTCGTCGCGGGGGCCGTGCTCGCCGCCCGGCGGGGGACGCCCCTGGAGCACTGGGGGATTCCCCTGGTCCTGGCCACGCGGGCCGCGCCGGAGTTCTGGGTGGGCATGCTGGCCCTGGCCGTGTTCAGCTTCTCCCTGCGCTGGTTCCCCTTCGGCGGAGCGACCAGCCCGGGGAGCCTCTATCCCTCGATCTGGGCCCAGCTGTTCTCGCTGGACTTCCTGCACCACCTGGCGCTGCCGGCCCTGACCCTGGCCCTCTATCTGCAGGGGCTGCCCACGTTGTTGATGCGCAACGCGATGCTCGAGGTGATGGACGAGGACTTCATCACCTTCTGCCGTATGCGCGGGCTGCCGGAGCGGACGATCCTTCTGCGCCATGCCGCGCGCAACGCCCTGCTCCCCGTGGTCACGGCCTTCGCCCTGGGCATCGGCTACTCCATCGGCGGCAACGTGATCATCGAGACCGTCTTCAGCTGGCCGGGGCTCGGCCGCACCCTGGTGCGCGCCGTGGCCGCCAAGGACTACCCCGTGGCCCAGGCCGCCTTCCTGATGATCGCCGCCGTCATGATCGCCATGAACTTTGCGGCCGACCTGCTCTACGGCCTGCTCGATCCGCGGGTGAGCGATGAGCGACGCTGAGCGCGCCCTGACCCTGCCGCCCCGGTGGGCCCAGGCCGCCGCCACCTGGCGCGAGGCGCTGCAGACGCTGGTAATCGTGGCCCGGCGGGACCGCTTCGCCCTGGCCGGTCTCCTGGTCTACCTGGTCTTCCTGATGGTGGCCCTGCTGGCGCCGGCGCTGGCCCCCTACGATCCCCTGGCGCTGAACTACCTGCCCGACGGCGAGGTGGCGGCCAACCTGCCCCCCTCACCGGCGCACCCCCTGGGGACGACGAACCTGGGCCGCGACATCTTCTCGCAGCTGCTCTACGGCGCCCGGGCCGCGCTCATCGTGGGGTTCGTGGCCGCCCTGGGGGTGGTGATCCTGGGCACGGTCGTCGGCCTGGTCGCCGGCTACTACGGCGGTTGGATCGATGCCCTGCTCATGCGGGCGGCGGATGTGGCCTTCGGTATTCCCTTTCTGCCCATGGCCATTGTGCTCGTGGCCTTCCTCGGTCCCAGCCTCTGGAACGTGGTCCTGGTCATGGTGCTGCTGCTGTGGCGCGACACCGGTCGCATCATCCGGGCCCAGGTGCTCACCCTGCGCGAACGCTCCTACGTGGAGTCGGCGCGGGTGCTGGGCGCCGGGCACGCCCGGACGATGTTCGTGCACATCGCGCCCAACGTGCTGCCGCTGTCGTTCCTCTACGGGTCGCTGGCCATCGGCTGGGCCATTCTCACGGAGGCAAGCATCAGTTTCCTGGGCTTCGGCGACCCCAACGTCATCTCGTGGGGATTCATGTTGCAGGACGCCTACAACTCCCAGGCCCTGGCCCGACAGGCCTTTCACTGGTTCGTGCCGCCCGGGGTGTGCATCATGCTCACGGTGATGGCGGGGTTCTTCATCAGCCGCGGATACGAGGAACTGCTCTTTCCGCGCCTGCGGAGGCGCTGACCATGGCGTGGCTCGAGGTGGAAGGCCTGTCCGTCGAGTACCAGACGCTCCACGGCGTGGTCCGGGCGGTCCGGGGCGTCAGCCTGGCCCTCCCGGCGGGGCGCGCCCTGGGGCTGGTCGGGGAGAGCGGCTGCGGCAAGACCACCCTGGCCCGGGCGCTGATCGGCGTGCTGCCGCGCGGAGCGCGGGTGACCGGCGGAGCGGTGCGCATGGAGGGGACCGACCTGCTGAGTCTCCCGCCCGCACAGCTCAACGAGTACCGCTGGCGCCGCATCGCCATGGTGCCCCAGGCGGCGATGGACAGCCTCGATCCGGTGCAGCGCGTCGGCGACCAGATGGTGGAGACCATGGTCCTGCGCGGAGGATACACCCGCCGGGGGGCCTGGGCGCGGGCGCGGGAGCTGTTCCTGATGGTCGGGCTGGAGGCGGACCGGCTGCGGCTGTACCCTCACGAACTGTCCGGAGGGATGAAGCAGCGGGCGGTGATCGCCCTGGCGCTGGCCCTGGGACCGCAGCTGCTGATTGCGGACGAACCGGTCACCGCCCTGGACGTGATCGTCCAGCACCAGGTCCTGAGCACGTTGCGCGACCTGCGGCGGGCCCTCAACCTCAGCCTCCTGCTCATCACCCACGACATCTCGGTGGTCGCGCATCTCTGCGACGACGTGGCGGTGATGTATGCCGGCCGCGTCGTCGAGGCCGGACCGGTGGCGGAGGTCTTTACCCGTCCCCGCCACCCGTACACCATGGGGTTGCGCAACGCCTTCCCCAGCCTGCGCGAACACCAGGACCCCCTGGTGCCGATCGAAGGCTATCCCCCCGACCTGGCCGATCCGCCGCGGGGCTGCGCCTTCGCCGCGCGCTGTCCTTTTGCGCTCCCGCGCTGCTGGGAGGAGGATCCGGTTTCGCTTCCCTCCGGGGACGGACGTTCCGCAGCCTGCCATCGGGCCGATGACGCACCCCTGCTCCGCCAGCGCGCCGCCGAGGCCTTTGCGGCGATGGCCGGGGACGAGACACCGGTCGCTCCGCCGGAGGCGACGTGACCGTGGGAGAGGACCGGGATGCCGCTGCTTGAAGTGGAACGGCTTGAGAAGCACTACCCGCTGCACGGCGGGCTGCTGGGCTCCCTCGTCGGCGCCCGGAGGCTTGTGCACGCGGTGAACGGGATCTCCTTTGCGCTCGACGAGGGGGCAAGCTTGGGACTGGCCGGGGAGAGCGGGTGCGGGAAGACCACCACGGCCCGGCTCATCCTGCGGCTGTTGCGCCCCACCGGCGGCGTCATTCGCTTCGCCGGTCGGGACATCGCCGGACTGAACGGCGCCGAACTGCTGGCCTTCCGGCGCCGGGTCCAGTTCGTCTTTCAGAATCCCTACGAGGCGCTCAATCCGCGCTTCACCGTTCTGCGGGCGATGCTGGAGCCGCTGATCATCCACGGGATCGGGACGTCGGCGGGGGACCGGCTCGTCCGCGTGGCGGAGGCGCTGCGGCAGGTGCATCTGAACCCTCCGGAGGCCTTTTTCGCCAAGTTCCCGCACCAGCTGAGCGGCGGCCAGTTGCAGCGCGTGGTCATCGCCCGGGCCCTGCTGGTCGGCCCCGCCCTGCTCGTGGCCGACGAACCCGTTTCCATGCTCGATGTCTCGGTGCGGGCGGGGGTGCTGAACCTGATGCGCGACCTGACCCGGCGCCGCGGGCTGACGACGCTGTACATCTCCCACGATCTGGCGTTGATCCGCTACATGTGCACGACGACCGCGGTGATGTACCTGGGCACCATCTGCGAGATCGGCCCCACGACCGAGGTCATCGAGCGCCCGAAGCACCCCTATACGCAGGCCCTGGTCGCGGCCGTGCCCGATGCCGATCCCAACCGCCCCGTCGCGGCGGTGGAGATCAGGGAGGGGGTGCCGACCCCGCTGCGCCTGCCGCCGGGATGCCCCTTCGCCGACCGCTGCCCGCAGGTCATGGAGGTCTGCCGGCGCCTCCGGCCGCAGCTGCAGCCGGTGGAGGGAGTGCGGGTGGCGTGTCACCTCTACGGAGGAGCGCACTGATGCGAAACCAGGGCGGGCTGGACCCGCTGGACATCGAGATCATCCGCGCCCTGCAGCGCGACGGCCGGACCCCCTACAGCACCCTGGCCGGGCAGCTCGGGGTGGCCGAAGGGACCATCCGCAAGCGCGTGGCGCGCCTTCTGGCCGAGGGCTACCTGCGCATCGTCGGCGTGGCCGCGCCCTTCAAGGTCGGGATGGACGTCGTGGCCATCATCGGGCTGAACGTGGCGCGCCAGCGCCTGACCGGGGCCCTGCGCCGACTCCAGGCCCTGGACGCCGTGCGCTACATCGCCATGACGACCGGCACCTTCGACTTCATCATCGAGGTGGTGCTGCCGAGCACGCAGGACCTCCTGCGCTTCCTGGTCACCGACCTGGCCCGCGTGCCCGGGCTGAACCGCACCGAGACCTCGCTCGTGCTGGAGATCTCTAAACAGAGTTACGACTGGCTGCCGGCGGGCCGGCGCGCGCTCGGCCCGGCCCGGGCGGCCAAGGGAGGGTTCAGGCGGTGACCTACCGCGATCCGCATGAGTCCGTGCTGCTGCAGGATATCTCGCTGGACGCGCCGCGGGAACTGATCCACCGCTTCGCCCGTCTGGTGCGCGAATCCGGGAGCGAAGCGGAGTGGACTGCGGCCCGGGAGGTCGCCGGCCGGCTGGCCGGCTGGGGCATCCCGCACACCGTGCACGAGCCGCTGCTCTACCTGAGCGTCCCGGAGCGGGCGTCGGTGGAGGTCCTCGAGCCCGAACCCAGGACGATTCGGGCGAAGACCCCTTCCTTCTCCGCCTCCACCGACGGCCGTCCGCTCCGGGGTCGTGTCGTCTACCTCCCCTCAAGCCACGGCGTCGCGGCGGATACCTTTGACGCCCCGCTGGGCGAAGCGACGGAGGAGATCCGGGGCCGGATCGCGCTCACCGAGGGGTTTCCTTCTCCGCAGAAGGTGCTGGCCATCCAGCAGCGCGGGGCGGCCGGCATCATTTTCATCCACCCCGGCGAGGCGATCCACGAGATGATCTGCACCACCATCTGGGGGGCCCCGGATCTGGACAGCCTCCCCCGGAAGCCCGCCGTGCCCGTAACCAGCGTGAACCACACCGACGGCGCTCGGCTCGTCGCCCTGTGCCGGAACGGGGGGCTCCAGGTGGCCCTGCAGACCCGGCTGCGCGAAGGCTGGATGCGCTGCCCGGTCGTCGTGGCCGAGATCCCCGGCGCCGACGAACCGGAGGTGTTCCTGCTGGCCCACGGGCACATCGATTCCTGGCACGTGGGAATCGGCGACAACGCCACGGGGGACGCCGCGCTGCTGGAACTGGCCCGCCTCTTCTGGCGCCACCGCGCCCGGCTGCGGCGGTCGTTGCGCGTCGCCTGGTGGCCGGGGCATTCCACCGGCCGCTACGCCGGATCCACCTGGTACGCCGATACCCACGCGCTGGAGCTCGTCGAGCGGTGCCTGGCCCACATGAACATCGATTCGCCGGGATGCCGCTGGGCCACAGCGTACGAGGATATCTCCTGGATGCCGGAGGCCGAGGCGTTCTGTCAGGCCGCGATCCGCGACGCGACCGGGCAGCCCTCGATCGGGGAACGGCCGCACCGCGCCGGCGACTGGTCCTTCAACAACCTGGGCCTCACCGGATTCTACATGCTGTTCAGCACGATGCCCAAGCCCCTGCTGCGGGAGAAGGGATTCTATCCTGTCGGCGGCTGCGGCGGCAACATCGCCTGGCACACCGAGGACGACACCCTGGAGATCTTCGACGAAGCCAACCTGGCCCGGGACCTGCGCGCCTACGTGATCACAATCCTGCGGGCGCTGAACGCGCCCATCCATCCCTTCGACCTGCGGGCGGTGACGCGGGAATTCCACACCACTCTGGCCGCCTATCAGGCGGAC is part of the Armatimonadota bacterium genome and encodes:
- a CDS encoding ABC transporter substrate-binding protein, with amino-acid sequence MTRGWWRIATVTVGLALIFGAAASGQAPDRRVRELVLLTRPQAVDPREFETARFLAPEFEKLGLKVSVRVMPWEQMADLVWYSRDKWDMTMWQMVGRPERSDPDEFAMNLFHSSTAEKGYNFVGYRNRTYDSIAEAQRIKTDLKTRQQLIREAQKIIARDVPYIFLVFPESTYVYNNTVWDPKTIVDQKGIGIKNFWTFIQARPLGGQQDMILNYPDPLQAINPLFISGAADSWVTELIWDRLFRVGPDGLPRPWAAEKADWVDSVTLDVTLRRGMKWHDGRPVTADDVIFSFTAPMGDEVPMYKPFVRNIERIEKRSDTVLRFVLREPYAPFLIASLAKLNIIPKHVWEPVLADLARKPENAESYQEQTPIGSGPFRFVQWKKPEEVILEAVPDHFAAPKMRRWILRIIPNVEAALGGLRQGQINFLSGYTGDPQLLDRLVKENRQLTLVSTMDVGMRFLAFNLRRPPFDDVAFRQALNMATNKRAIRSVVWKGFASIADSFVSPALEFWYNPEIPKWTYNIQAAREHLAKAGYSWDREGRLLYPAGKVETLK
- a CDS encoding ABC transporter permease yields the protein MKRLTFVFSRLVQTLLVLLVVATILFLIFRLMPGDPLVAYLDPTFTEEMAQALRRQFGLDRPLHIQYLVFLRNTVQGEFGHSFFTREPVARVIWTVLPNTLALTLAALVLAYALGVVAGAVLAARRGTPLEHWGIPLVLATRAAPEFWVGMLALAVFSFSLRWFPFGGATSPGSLYPSIWAQLFSLDFLHHLALPALTLALYLQGLPTLLMRNAMLEVMDEDFITFCRMRGLPERTILLRHAARNALLPVVTAFALGIGYSIGGNVIIETVFSWPGLGRTLVRAVAAKDYPVAQAAFLMIAAVMIAMNFAADLLYGLLDPRVSDERR
- a CDS encoding ABC transporter permease, whose translation is MSDAERALTLPPRWAQAAATWREALQTLVIVARRDRFALAGLLVYLVFLMVALLAPALAPYDPLALNYLPDGEVAANLPPSPAHPLGTTNLGRDIFSQLLYGARAALIVGFVAALGVVILGTVVGLVAGYYGGWIDALLMRAADVAFGIPFLPMAIVLVAFLGPSLWNVVLVMVLLLWRDTGRIIRAQVLTLRERSYVESARVLGAGHARTMFVHIAPNVLPLSFLYGSLAIGWAILTEASISFLGFGDPNVISWGFMLQDAYNSQALARQAFHWFVPPGVCIMLTVMAGFFISRGYEELLFPRLRRR
- a CDS encoding ABC transporter ATP-binding protein; amino-acid sequence: MAWLEVEGLSVEYQTLHGVVRAVRGVSLALPAGRALGLVGESGCGKTTLARALIGVLPRGARVTGGAVRMEGTDLLSLPPAQLNEYRWRRIAMVPQAAMDSLDPVQRVGDQMVETMVLRGGYTRRGAWARARELFLMVGLEADRLRLYPHELSGGMKQRAVIALALALGPQLLIADEPVTALDVIVQHQVLSTLRDLRRALNLSLLLITHDISVVAHLCDDVAVMYAGRVVEAGPVAEVFTRPRHPYTMGLRNAFPSLREHQDPLVPIEGYPPDLADPPRGCAFAARCPFALPRCWEEDPVSLPSGDGRSAACHRADDAPLLRQRAAEAFAAMAGDETPVAPPEAT
- a CDS encoding ABC transporter ATP-binding protein, giving the protein MPLLEVERLEKHYPLHGGLLGSLVGARRLVHAVNGISFALDEGASLGLAGESGCGKTTTARLILRLLRPTGGVIRFAGRDIAGLNGAELLAFRRRVQFVFQNPYEALNPRFTVLRAMLEPLIIHGIGTSAGDRLVRVAEALRQVHLNPPEAFFAKFPHQLSGGQLQRVVIARALLVGPALLVADEPVSMLDVSVRAGVLNLMRDLTRRRGLTTLYISHDLALIRYMCTTTAVMYLGTICEIGPTTEVIERPKHPYTQALVAAVPDADPNRPVAAVEIREGVPTPLRLPPGCPFADRCPQVMEVCRRLRPQLQPVEGVRVACHLYGGAH
- a CDS encoding Lrp/AsnC family transcriptional regulator; amino-acid sequence: MRNQGGLDPLDIEIIRALQRDGRTPYSTLAGQLGVAEGTIRKRVARLLAEGYLRIVGVAAPFKVGMDVVAIIGLNVARQRLTGALRRLQALDAVRYIAMTTGTFDFIIEVVLPSTQDLLRFLVTDLARVPGLNRTETSLVLEISKQSYDWLPAGRRALGPARAAKGGFRR